ACGCTGGAATGTACCGCCCAGGTGACGATGGCGCCGATTAGAATGCAGAGCACGGGGTCGCCGGTAATGGCGTTCATGAAGACGCGCATGCCGGGCGCGTTTTCCGCCGGCGCCAGCGTGTCGAGCAGGATATGCAGCGCCAGCAGCATCAGGCCGAGGCCGATAGAGACGCGGCCGACATCCTTGATGCGGGAGCGCGCGCCGCTGCGGAACGCGACCAGGCCGATGATGAAGAGAACCGGTGCCACCGCGGCGATGTTGAACGACAGGATCTGCACGATCAGCGTGGTGCCGACATTGGCGCCGAGCATGATCGCGAGCGCAGGCACCAGGCCGACCAGGCCTTCGGCGGTGAAGGAACTCGTAATCAGGGCGGTCGCGGTGCTGCTTTGCAGCAGCGCCGTGAGGCCGATGCCGGCGGCGAAAGCGGTGAAGCGGTTGCGCAGCGCCCTGGCCAGCAGCTGACGCAGATTGGGACCGAAGGCGCGCAGAATGCCGCTGTGGACCATATGCAGGCCCCACAGCAGCAACGCCACGCCGCCCATCAGGTCGAGAAGAACCACGCTTCCCATGCTCGTCTGCTCGTCAGGAATTGAATCGAAACCTCAGGCTATCGCTAAATACCCGCGGATCAATCGTTTTATTTGCGATTGGCTGTGGAAATGCGCCTGGAATCGCGCCTGCCGACCGGCTTTCGAGAGCCGCCGCGCGGTCCCGTGGACTCCTTCTGTTCACGGAGAACGAACGGAGTCCGCGAAAATGCGCTCGGGCGACTGGTTAAAGAATCGTCATTAACCCAAACCTTTTACAGACCGTAAACGGCTCCCTGACAACTTGGAGGTGTAGGGGAGGGCTCTATGGTCATTTATCCCGTGCCTGCAGCGGTGACGCAGGCCAAAGTCCAGCTTGTCATCGACGAGACTGCGAAGGCGCCGGCGACCGTCATCAACAGCGATGTGCAAGCCGTCATCGAGGTTCAGCGGCAGGCCGAGCAGGAGGCCCTGGTCGACGTCAAAGCATAGGGTCAGCCCTGCGGTCATTAACGGACGGGAATGACTGAACCGGTCGGCGACCGGGACTGCCACGTTACGGAAGTGACTTGTCGAGCTGCAGATGTCAGTTCAACGAAGCAAGGCGGACCTCGCGCGCGCGCGTCGACGTCCCGAAATGCCCCAGAACTGCTTCGGTTACTTTGGCTTGTAACCCTTTATCGCGTGCGCGCGTGCGCCATAGGTGATGCGCCCCCCAGCATCTGCGGGTAGGCGCGCGCATACCCGTCTCTTGAGCGTCTCGACGTCTGCGGATTCCATCGCGGCGACTGTGGGGCCGATCGAAGGAGCCTTCAGCTTGGTCATCCAGAAATCGTCAAAATCAGCGAAAGTCCGGTTTATTGCGATCTTCCGAGTCTCCACCGCCTCAAGACCGGCGCCGGTCCACAAGTCTCGCAGTGCTTCCATTCGAGACGCACCCATCTGCGGTGGCCGCGGGGGCGCAAGGCCCATCGCACGCATCTCGAGCAGGATTGGATCTAGGGGGAATCCGCCATCCAACATGTCCCACATGTAGGTCGCCACTGTGCCGCCCGGGCCAACCACCCGGACCATCTCGTCGACGCCTTTGGCGGGATCGGGAACGAACACAAGGACCAGCGCCATGACGGCTGCATCGAACCTGTCATCGGGAAAGGGAAGTGCCATGGCGTCGCCCTGGGAGAACTTTGCCAAGCGCGCCGCGGCTCTGGTGCGTGCAAAGGCGAGTTGCCCTTCGGACGGATCAATCCCTTGCACCTCCGCTGGGGCGCATCGCTCGATCAGCAACTCGGTGAAGGCTCCGTTGCCGCAGCCGACGTCGATCCATCTCAAGCCTGGGGGCGGAACCAGCCAATCGAGGAAGATGTCGCCGGCGAGCCGGCTCCAAATTCCCATCATTTGCTCATAGCCGGCGCCGTCCTCGAAGCGAATTTCCTGTTCGGCCATTTCCGACTTCCTGTGACGGCCATACCAACATCAGTAAGTCTATCGAGTTGAGGATACCCGTCTGTTTGCGTTTCCAGAAGCCGAAATACCGCTGGCGTCCATACTCGCGCTGCAGCATGGCACCGCGGTGGGCAAGAAACTGACCTACAATCATATCCAGCACATGTCCGCTGATCAGGGCTTCGGCC
The sequence above is drawn from the Bradyrhizobium sediminis genome and encodes:
- a CDS encoding class I SAM-dependent methyltransferase yields the protein MAEQEIRFEDGAGYEQMMGIWSRLAGDIFLDWLVPPPGLRWIDVGCGNGAFTELLIERCAPAEVQGIDPSEGQLAFARTRAAARLAKFSQGDAMALPFPDDRFDAAVMALVLVFVPDPAKGVDEMVRVVGPGGTVATYMWDMLDGGFPLDPILLEMRAMGLAPPRPPQMGASRMEALRDLWTGAGLEAVETRKIAINRTFADFDDFWMTKLKAPSIGPTVAAMESADVETLKRRVCARLPADAGGRITYGARAHAIKGYKPK